DNA from Larimichthys crocea isolate SSNF chromosome XIII, L_crocea_2.0, whole genome shotgun sequence:
TGGAGCTCCAGTCAGTGGGCGGGGCTTCTCCTCTGAGCAGAGTGGAGGTTCATCGCTCCATAGACGACGAGTTCACGCCGTCCATCTTCAAGGTGATGCTAACTGTGCTAACAGCCTTCTATTGTGAcgactcaggtgtgtgtgtgtgaggtcactcaggtgtgtgtgtgaggtcaggtcactcaggtgtgtgtgtgtgtgtgaggtcaggtcactcaggtgtgtgtgtgaggtcaggtcactcaggtgtgtgtgtgtgtgagaggtcaggtcactcaggtgtgtgtgaggtcaggtcactcaggtgtgtgtgtgtggtgaggtcactcaggtgtgtgtgtgaggtcaggtcactcaggtgtgtgtgtgtgtgtgtgtgagaggtcaggtcactcaggtgtgtgtgtgtgtgaggtcaggtcactcaggtgtgtgtgtgaggtcaggtcactcaggtgtgtgtgtgtgtgtgtgaggtcaccTGTCAGGTATCTATTTAAATCAGGTCATCTAAACAGGAAGTCATTAaatgtttccatggttacagctgaatatacagtagatgacatcattaaatattttgtggGTAATGAATGgagtgatctgattggctgatgacCTGCGTTGACCTCCCAGGTGTCTCAGTGGACTTCGGCGCTGAACAACAGTTCTGATGTTCTGGGTTTCGTCCAGTGGAAGCCGGTGGCGTACCGTCAGGCCGACCCGGCTCTGGAAGACGCCGCGCCGTGTCGTCACTCCGAGCCACGGCCTCAGAGCGGCGAGGCGGTGGCGGCAGTGTCTGGTCTGATCCGAGCGTTCTACAAGGAACCGGAGGCGACGGGCCTGAACGTGAGCTTCGGGCTGGCGGGTGATCCGTTCTACAACAGCACCAAGTTTCTCAGCTGGTCGGTGTCACGCACAACATTGTCTGAACATTAGCGTCAAACGGTGAACTAactcttcctgtttcctgcaggACGCTGCTGGTGGGCGTCGGCTCGCCGCCCGTGGACTCTTTCTCGCCACTGGTCATCGGCATGATGGCGGTTGGTTTGGGAACTCCCATGATCCTCCTGCTGCTGGGCGGGATCTGCGTTTGCACCCGGAAGAGGGCGGTGGCAACGGCCTACGAGCCAATCAACTGATGGCAGTTTTTGATCATGTGACATCACTCTgcatcagccaatcaggactCAGGAgacttttaaacatgtttttacctGATGTGACACACTGCAAgaagacttcctgtctgtgactgtcaacCAATCAAAAGCTCAGCTCACTGCAGGTGTTTGAACAGAACCACGGAGCAGGCCTGGTTCTGAACCTCAATAAAACGTTCCAACTCAAACATTCTCGTTCTTTATTTTCTGACCAATCACAGAAGGTTTACATCAGAACAAAGTGAGCTGACACCAGAACCACCAACAGAACCATCTGTCCCTTTTACAGCCCCTATTGGACACAGTTCTGGTCCTGGAAAACAATGATCTAAATTAAACGTAAAGGCAAAACAGTCTTTCCTGACGTGTCAGGTCTGGTTCTGATCCAGTTCAGGCTGGATTTAGTCCAGCAGACTCTAAACAGTTCTCGAGTCCTGGTCCAGTCCAGACCCCAGCTCGCTTTAACCTCCACGTTATAGTAGATAAACACACTCGGTCCAGGTGTCTCTGCCGTCCTAGATGGACTCGATCTGGCGCCGGACCTTCTCGGAGGCAAGCCGGTCGAGCCAGCGTTGACGGACAACCACCAGGACGCCGAACAGAGCTGTCAGAGCCAACATGGCCGCCTCAAACTTCCAGAAGAGATGCTCCTCCATCACAGTGGAGCGACAGCTGACGGAGAAAGAGGGTGGAGTTAgtacagcctctgagaccaacagactggacactgctgggtTCAgaggtctggttctggttctgacctCTTGTGCTCGTCCCTGTTGGATTTGGTGCAGTTGACTCGCTCCACGTATCCCGTCGCTCCGCACGCTGACCACGtcctctgaaacacaaacagtcgTCACGTTAAACATGCTGTTGTCAAGACGACTGCGGGTTGTTTTCAGGACACTTACAGTCTGGAAGGCGTTACACTGCAAACACTCTGTGGTCACTACGAAGTCCTCCAgcagccagcagggggcgacCACCGCTTTCACCACTGCAGAAGAAGGAGGACAGGttagaggtcaaaggtcaggggtTAGAGGTCAGAGCACTGTCATTCCACAAAGCCTGCATTTTCCCAGCATTCCTTGCAATACCTGAGGTTCTCTCATCACTCAGCAGAGCCGCTCCAAAGACCCTGAAACAACAGAACATGTCCTCATTGATGATCAAtcagaaccaaacagaaccGGTCTGAATGGGCCGTGAGCTGACCTGAGCGACACGAGGCCCCAGAACAGAGCGTGGAGGACGAGCACTCGAGGCCGACAGCAGGCCATGGGAATCCGACAGTCGCTCTCCATCAGCCGGCTCCTCCACCAGGACGACGCCGCAGCCACCCTGACCCGTCACTGACCCGGTTCTGGACCCGTTTCCTGTCCGACTCGCAGCTGGTTTCCTGTCTATCAgtctgtttccatggtaacctaaatgtttccattaaataaacaaatgaatcgTCATTATTAATGATGTCACGTGACATCATGTGATGCAGCACAAAGACGAAGCGTCTGTGGGGTCAGAGTACGTCTACGTTACGACTACGTTACTTCAGCGTTACGACTACGTTACTTCAGCGTTACGACTACGTTAACGTTACGACTACGTTACTTCAGCGTTACGACTACGTTACTTCAGCGTTACGACTACGTTAACGTTACGTCTACGTTAGTTCAGCGTTACGTCTACATTACTTCTGCGTTACGTCTACGTTACTTCTGCGTTACGTCTACGTTACTTCTGCGTTACGTCTACGTTACTTCAGCGTTACGTCTACGTTACTTCAACGTTACGTCTACGTTACTTCTGCGTTACGTCTACGTTACTTCAGCATTACGTCTACGTTACTTCAGCGTTACGTCTACGTTACTTCAGCGTTACGTCTACGTTACTTCAGCGTTACGACTACGTTACTTCAGCGTTACGACTACGTTTAACGTTACGTCTACATTACTTCagcgttacgttaacgttacGTCTACGTTAGCGTTACATCTACGTTACTTCAGCGTTACGTCTAGGTTAACGTTACGTCTACGTTAACGTTACGTCTACATTATTTCAGCGTTACGTCTACGTTACTTCAGCGTTACGTCTAGGTTAACGTTACGTCTACGTTTACGTTACGTCTACATTACTTCAGCGTTACATCTACGTTACTTCAGCGTTACGTCTACGTTAACGTTACGTCTACATTATTTCAGCGTTACGTTAACGTCTACGTTTACGTTACGTCTACATTACTTCagcgttacgttaacgttacGTCTACGTTACTTCTTCAACACAAACTTTCaggtctttgtttgtttgttgtagcgTCAGTTAACAGGTTAGCTACCACGGCGCTAATTGCGTTTGAACTGACCGATGATAAACTAATAATTAACAAAGCaacatattaattaattaacataatCAACGATGTGCTGCCCAGCTGCTagactgctaatgctaactgtcAGCAGGCTGTATTTACCTACAAAGAGcagttagcctgttagcctgttagctcgcCGTTAGCTTCACGAACACTCACCGTCATTCGCTCAGCCGCCATTTTAAGTGAGCGCGGGAAACAGAGGCGACAAAGCCGTTAAAACCGgcagagacacaaactgacCGTTAACTCTGTCGACTTAAAGCACCGAATCCGTCCGAACCCTCCGCGGCCTGACACCGGAGAACCACCGGTTTATAATACAAGAACGCTTCCGGTGCGggagttttcaaaataaaagcaacctCCTCaaatttcagacatttttcacGTTTATTTCTAAAATACAGACACCGGAAGCGGATGAACACACGGAGACAACATGACGACATTAAAGTGATGACGACATTAAAGTGATGACGAACGGGAGACTTGGTTaataacctttattttgaaacatatCACTTCTTGTCCTCTACGTGTTTCCTGTGCAGCCTCAGTGTCGTGTTGGAAAGGCAAACGTCAGGGATGACGTCATCATGACTTCCTGTCTCATGTATCGTCATCGACAGCTGACGATGATGAAGAACCCGGGGGAGAGTCAGGTGACACAGCTGTAATCAcctgacctcaggtgacctcaggtgacctcaggtAAGGTCAGAGACTGTGGACGAAGAACTGTGAACACCTGGAGCCACGAGGACACCAACACACCTGACCAGACTGAAGCTGCTGACTCCGCCCACTCCAACAGAACTTCTCCAAGttacactgagagacagacaggtggagagacagacaggtggagagacagagagacagacaggtggaga
Protein-coding regions in this window:
- the jtb gene encoding protein JTB → MESDCRIPMACCRPRVLVLHALFWGLVSLRVFGAALLSDERTSVVKAVVAPCWLLEDFVVTTECLQCNAFQTRTWSACGATGYVERVNCTKSNRDEHKSCRSTVMEEHLFWKFEAAMLALTALFGVLVVVRQRWLDRLASEKVRRQIESI